Proteins from one Microcoleus sp. bin38.metabat.b11b12b14.051 genomic window:
- a CDS encoding SRPBCC family protein — protein sequence MESTSIANSDKQNQNTGDSERWASLIGGGALVLLGLSQRSLRGALLAVAGGGLAARGLGVVEGLQSAADANQSIKVEKTVTIDKPADELYRYWRDFANLPRFMKHLKHVTVIDDKRSHWIASAPMGNSVEWDAEIVGEEENRLIVWASVEGADVDNSGFVRFQPAPAGRGTEVKVVIEYNPPGGAIGAGAAKLFGEAPEQQIADDLRRFKQFMEAGEIATTEGQSSGRK from the coding sequence ATGGAATCTACTTCGATCGCAAATTCTGACAAACAAAACCAAAACACCGGCGATAGCGAACGCTGGGCTTCGTTGATTGGTGGGGGAGCGCTGGTACTGTTGGGCTTGTCGCAGCGTTCACTCAGAGGTGCTTTGCTGGCGGTTGCGGGGGGCGGTTTGGCCGCTCGCGGGCTGGGGGTTGTGGAGGGTTTGCAGTCGGCCGCAGACGCGAATCAAAGTATTAAAGTTGAAAAGACGGTGACGATCGACAAACCAGCCGATGAATTGTACCGTTACTGGCGCGATTTTGCGAATTTGCCTCGGTTTATGAAGCACCTCAAACACGTGACGGTAATCGATGACAAGCGTTCTCACTGGATTGCCAGCGCGCCGATGGGCAATAGTGTAGAATGGGATGCCGAGATTGTGGGTGAAGAAGAAAATCGCTTAATTGTTTGGGCGTCTGTGGAAGGGGCTGATGTGGACAATTCTGGTTTTGTGCGCTTTCAACCGGCACCCGCAGGACGGGGTACTGAGGTAAAAGTTGTGATTGAATACAACCCTCCGGGCGGTGCGATCGGTGCTGGTGCTGCTAAACTATTTGGGGAAGCTCCCGAACAGCAAATTGCTGATGATTTGCGCCGCTTTAAGCAGTTTATGGAAGCTGGGGAAATCGCTACGACGGAAGGTCAATCTTCTGGCCGCAAGTAA
- a CDS encoding signal peptidase I, with translation MPSEVIFGNAGAEGASRGGWFAGHFMTPLDDARSTSTLEVKWGVHSAGDCRTQWAVNAVATTLSILVKGRFRLQFPSQEILLSREGDYALWLPGVPHYWSALEDSAIVTVRWPSLPGDSSTIKN, from the coding sequence ATGCCGTCAGAAGTAATTTTTGGCAATGCGGGTGCTGAAGGTGCCAGTCGCGGCGGGTGGTTTGCGGGTCACTTTATGACGCCGCTCGATGACGCGCGATCGACTTCTACGTTAGAGGTAAAATGGGGCGTTCACTCGGCCGGAGATTGCAGGACTCAGTGGGCAGTAAATGCGGTAGCAACTACGCTTTCTATCCTGGTAAAAGGGAGGTTTCGCTTGCAATTTCCTTCGCAAGAAATCTTGCTGTCTCGCGAAGGAGATTATGCTCTATGGTTGCCGGGAGTGCCTCATTATTGGTCGGCATTGGAGGATTCGGCGATCGTGACTGTGCGCTGGCCTTCGCTACCGGGTGATAGTTCTACTATTAAGAATTAA